The Clostridium sp. AWRP genome has a window encoding:
- a CDS encoding DUF3870 domain-containing protein: MKKDTIFITGYAKLPNGITITELYNEMVMGVVLNRHSGEIKDVECSFITNTAKKYTRELLIGRNLNDAKEIMRDIEDNYFGMAKKSFMAVLMNCYERYKMIGRENRKTRKE, from the coding sequence TTGAAAAAAGATACAATATTTATTACAGGTTATGCTAAACTTCCAAACGGAATAACGATAACCGAGCTTTATAATGAAATGGTAATGGGAGTTGTTTTAAATAGACATTCAGGAGAAATAAAAGATGTTGAATGCTCGTTTATAACGAATACCGCAAAAAAATATACAAGGGAATTATTAATAGGCAGAAATTTGAATGATGCTAAGGAAATAATGAGGGATATAGAAGACAATTACTTTGGAATGGCTAAAAAATCTTTTATGGCGGTATTAATGAACTGTTATGAAAGATATAAAATGATAGGCAGAGAAAATAGAAAAACTAGGAAAGAATAA